Proteins from a genomic interval of Oncorhynchus kisutch isolate 150728-3 linkage group LG28, Okis_V2, whole genome shotgun sequence:
- the LOC109873184 gene encoding probable ribonuclease ZC3H12B codes for MVLELAVPANAGPLLHRSIPHIERIFRVRVSYGSAESSCDSANVSTSNIIIVHVAEGKEDDCTKAKDYIVSLTSPAHRKREHLTLAQHKQLVVLKPVIEYDSQAVVEVREHVVDISGGERNVMTAWSMVEKIKMEKHPCREEASELTEAQQPSGESEEGNSSESESEHQLQVNSGSCKRTELFSATKPHRQLCRSPCLDRPSFSQSSTLPELRPDDTKAAAFLKQASDKVYQTKMEFALKLGYSGEQVETVLNKLGAAALINDILAELVRLGNKGELEVQASSNTGTLVSRGGPCVKEAVSPEVSLEDDSVDPYDNLRPIVIDGSNVAMSHGNKEVFSCLGIQLAVDWFVEKGHKDITVFVPAWRKEQSRPDAPITDQDILRKLEKEKILVFTPSRRVQGRRVVCYDDRFIVKLACDSDGIIVSNDNYRDLQNEKPEWKKFIEERLLMYSFVNDKFMPPDDPLGRHGPSLENFLRKRPVVPEHKKQPCPYGKKCTYGHKCKYYHPERANQPQRSVADELRAFAKLSAVKTMSEGALAKCGTGLATAKGESGSEAKRVTPKRQSDPSIRSVACEPEERLSAVRKPEANSVPSLVSALSVPTMQPAKSHAAGALNTRSASSPVPGSLQFTHSSLEHMSSVQYPHPPILVTNSHGASVTYSEQFPKYDSVSTDHGYYSMLSDFSNMSMSSMHNVDSFCSMEHEHGVYLRNPSQHCPEPCLSHSNSDSFSSYGELYMSSVDSSLDESMKGQQSPAQSRLQASSHGGFHHEALTRVQSYGHEEPKQGPCRKQSISHLVPHVQHPVVGARSSCPGDYPLPQNVLPSQSSQPGRSLGMTRMDSISDSRLYESNPMRQRRPPLCREQHASWDPLPCGSESYGYHSYPLSNSLMQPCCERVMVRSMPDKMEQIWRSPWENPPQVEHQERHVIPEHLYQTYRNLCNIFPSFVVHSVMEKNPHLTDPQQLAAVIVTKLRSCH; via the exons ATGGTTTTGGAGCTGGCAGTGCCCGCAAATGCAGGCCCTTTGCTTCACCGCTCCATCCCGCACATTGAGCGTATTTTCCGGGTAAGGGTCAGCTACGGATCCGCGGAGTCAAGCTGCGACAGCGCAAATGTCAGCACCAGCAATATCATAATAGTACATGTCGCGGAGGGCAAGGAAGATGACTGCACCAAGGCAAAA GATTACATCGTTTCCTTAACTTCGCCAGCTCACCGAAAGAGAGAGCATCTAACGTTGGCTCAACACAAACAGCTGGTTGTGCTGAAGCCAGTCATCGAGTATGACTCTCAGGCTGTGGTGGAGGTGAGGGAGCATGTGGTGGACATCTCCGGTGGCGAGAGGAACGTGATGACGGCATGGTCGATGGTGGAGAAGATCAAAATGGAGAAACACCCTTGCAGGGAAGAGGCCTCTGAGCTGACTGAGGCCCAGCAGCCCAGTGGGGAGTCGGAGGAGGGGAACAGCTCAGAGAGTGAGTCAGAGCATCAGCTGCAAGTGAACAGCGGCAGCTGTAAGAGGACGGAGCTCTTCAGTGCCACCAAGCCTCACCGTCAGCTCTGTCGCTCTCCATGCCTGGACCGGCCTAGCTTCTCCCAGAGCAGTACTCTACCAGAGCTCCGCCCTGACGACACCAAGGCCGCCGCATTCCTCAAACAGGCCAGTGACAAGGTGTACCAAACCAAGATGGAGTTTGCCTTGAAGCTGGGATACTCAGGTGAACAGGTGGAGACTGTGCTGAACAAGTTAGGGGCTGCTGCCCTCATCAATGATATTCTGGCTGAGCTTGTGAGGCTTGGTAATAAAGGTGAACTGGAAGTTCAAGCCAGCAGTAACACAGGCACGTTGGTCTCCCGTGGAGGCCCCTGTGTCAAAGAGGCTGTCAGTCCGGAGGTGTCACTTGAAGATGATTCCGTGGATCCTTATGATAATCTCAGGCCTATTGTCATTGATGGATCGAATGTGGCAATGAG cCATGGAAACAAAGAGGTTTTCTCTTGCCTTGGTATCCAATTGGCTGTTGATTGGTTTGTGGAGAAAGGGCACAAAGACATCACAGTGTTTGTTCCTGCCTGGAGGAAAGAGCAGTCGAGACCTGATGCCCCCATTACAG ACCAAGACATTTTGCGGAAGCTGGAGAAAGAAAAGATCCTAGTGTTCACCCCATCTAGAAGAGTCCAAGGGAGGAGAGTGGTGTGCTATGATGATCGCTTTATAGTGAAGCTGGCCTGTGACTCTGATGGCATAATTGTGTCAAATGACAACTACAGGGACTTACAGAATGAGAAGCCGGAGTGGAAGAAGTTCATAGAGGAGCGGCTGCTGATGTACTCGTTTGTCAATGATAA ATTCATGCCACCTGATGATCCTTTGGGAAGACACGGTCCAAGTTTAGAGAATTTTCTCCGCAAGCGTCCTGTTGTTCCAGAGCACAAAAAGCAACCCTGTCCATATG GGAAAAAATGCACTTATGGACATAAGTGCAAGTACTACCATCCAGAGCGTGCAAACCAGCCCCAACGGTCAGTGGCTGATGAACTGAGGGCATTTGCCAAGTTGTCTGCTGTGAAGACAATGAGCGAGGGGGCCCTGGCCAAGTGTGGCACTGGACTCGCCACAGCTAAGGGGGAGAGTGGCTCTGAGGCTAAACGAGTGACCCCGAAGCGCCAGTCCGACCCCAGCATCCGCTCAGTCGCCTGCGAGCCAGAGGAGAGACTGTCCGCTGTCCGTAAGCCTGAGGCAAATTCTGTGCCTTCCCTTGTGTCTGCCCTCAGCGTGCCCACCATGCAGCCTGCAAAGAGCCATGCGGCTGGTGCCTTGAACACACGATCAGCCAGCAGCCCAGTACCCGGCTCCCTCCAGTTCACCCACAGCTCCCTGGAGCATATGTCTAGTGTACAGTACCCACATCCACCCATCCTAGTCACCAACAGCCATGGTGCTTCTGTCACTTACAGTGAACAGTTTCCTAAGTACGATTCTGTGAGCACGGACCACGGATACTACTCTATGCTTAGTGATTTTTCTAACATGAGCATGAGCAGCATGCACAACGTGGATAGCTTCTGTAGCATGGAGCATGAGCACGGGGTTTATCTGAGAAATCCCAGCCAGCATTGCCCTGAGCCCTGCCTCAGCCACTCTAACAGTGACTCCTTTTCCTCTTATGGGGAATTATACATGAGCTCAGTGGACAGTAGCCTGGATGAGAGCATGAAGGGACAGCAGTCTCCAGCACAGAGCAGACTCCAGGCCTCCTCCCATGGGGGGTTCCACCACGAGGCCCTGACCCGGGTGCAGAGCTATGGCCATGAGGAGCCCAAGCAAGGTCCATGCAGGAAGCAGTCCATATCCCACCTGGTACCGCATGTCCAGCACCCTGTTGTTGGGGCCCGGTCCAGCTGCCCAGGGGACTACCCCTTACCTCAGAATGTCCTCCCATCACAGTCCTCGCAGCCGGGACGCTCCCTGGGCATGACACGTATGGACAGCATCTCAGACTCCAGGCTGTACGAGAGTAACCCCATGAGGCAGCGCAGACCCCCACTGTGCCGCGAGCAGCATGCCAGCTGGGACCCGCTGCCCTGCGGCAGTGAGTCCTATGGATACCATTCCTACCCCCTGAGTAACAGCCTGATGCAGCCGTGTTGTGAGCGGGTGATGGTCCGCAGCATGCCTGACAAGATGGAGCAGATTTGGAGGTCTCCATGGGAGAACCCGCCTCAAGTCGAGCACCAGGAGCGCCATGTCATCCCAGAGCACCTGTACCAAACATACCGCAACCTCTGCAACATCTTCCCATCTTTCGTGGTGCACTCTGTCATGGAGAAAAACCCTCATCTGACGGACCCACAACAACTCGCTGCCGTCATTGTCACAAAGCTGAGGTCTTGCCATTGA
- the mtmr8 gene encoding phosphatidylinositol-3,5-bisphosphate 3-phosphatase MTMR8, translating into MEHILTPKVEEVKLLDRYTAKKPAIGTLYLTATHLIFVETSCNTRKETWMLHHLIATVEKLPLTAMGCPLHISCKNFHVAHFVISSERDCQNVHQSLVRLSQPGKVEELYAFLYNPKQDEDERRNGWGFIDSAMDFKRMGLPNEFWEMTDLNKNYELCSTYHSELGIPKTASKGTVFGSAKFRSRGRIPTLSYYHKESNAAICRCSQPLSGLSARCVEDEEMLQAISRANPKSTFMYVVDTRPKLNAMANRAAGKGYENEDNYSNICFQFVGIENIHVMRNSLQKLLEVCAMKSPTMSDYLTGLENSGWLRHIKAVMDAGVFLAKAVAEDKASVLVHCSDGWDRTAQVCSLASILLDPFYRTIKGLMVLIEKEWISMGHKFTQRCGHVDGDPKEVSPVFTQFIECLWNLMEQYPCGFEYNEKYLLEIHNHVYSCQFGNFIGNCQREREEMRLYERTFSVWPFLWENRHQYRNPLHKCSLGREVLRPSTLPLNFKFWCGMYNHFDKGMQPKQSILEHLLTITQKKAEGEKKMTDLQIQLAVMDGVLADQGSPTGTPPEQTSLAPVSVSHTAENAKPLMNGAAVEEAEIELVPTAGSEKMEPVAIEN; encoded by the exons ATGGAGCACATTTTAACGCCAAAG GTGGAAGAAGTGAAATTGTTGGATCGATACACTGCAAAGAAGCCAGCCATTGGCACTCTCTATCTAACAGCAACCCATCTAATCTTTGTGGAGACCTCCTGTAACACTCGCAAGGAAACCTGG ATGTTACACCATCTCATAGCCACAGTAGAGAAACTCCCTCTTACAGCCATGGGATGCCCACTTCACATTTCCTGCAAGAATTTCCATGTGGCTCACTTTGTCATTTCCAGTGAGAGGGACTGCCAAAATGTTCATCAGTCCCTGGTCAGACTCTCCCAACCAG GGAAAGTGGAAGAGTTGTATGCTTTTCTTTACAACCCAAAACAAGATGAAGATGAGAGAAGAAATGGTTGGGGCTTTATTGACTCAGCCATGGATTTCAAAAGAATGGGATTGCCCAATGAGTTTTGGGAAATGACAGACCTCAACAAGAACTATGAG CTTTGCAGCACATATCACTCAGAACTGGGCATTCCTAAAACCGCAAGTAAGGGCACAGTCTTTGGGAGTGCCAAATTCAGGAGCAGGGGGCGCATTCCTACTCTCTCCTACTACCACAAGGAAAGTAAT GCTGCCATTTGCCGCTGTAGCCAGCCCCTGTCCGGGTTAAGTGCTCGGTGTGTAGAAGATGAGGAGATGCTACAGGCAATCAGCCGGGCTAATCCCAAAAGCACCTTCATGTATGTGGTGGATACCAGGCCTAAG TTGAATGCAATGGCCAATAGAGCAGCAGGGAAGGGATACGAGAATGAGGACAACTACTCAAACATCTGCTTTCAGTTTGTGGGCATTGAGAATATCCATGTCATGAGGAACAGTCTGCAGAAGCTTCTGGAAG TGTGTGCTATGAAGTCTCCAACAATGAGTGACTACTTGACGGGACTGGAGAATTCTGGTTGGCTGCGTCACATCAAGGCTGTGATGGATGCTGGAGTATTTCTGGCTAAG GCTGTGGCTGAGGATAAGGCTAGTGTGCTTGTACACTGCTCAGATGGCTGGGATCGCACAGCTCAGGTGTGTTCTTTGGCAAGCATCCTCTTGGACCCCTTCTATCGTACCATCAAGGGACTCATG GTTTTGATAGAAAAAGAATGGATATCTATGGGGCATAAATTCACACAAAG gtgTGGGCATGTGGATGGGGATCCCAAGGAGGTGTCTCCTGTATTCACCCAGTTCATTGAATGTCTTTGGAATCTCATGGAGCAGTACCCCTGTGGCTTTGAGTACAACGAGAAGTACCTTTTGGAAATCCACAACCATGTTTACTCCTGCCAGTTTGGAAATTTCATTGGCAACTGccaaagagagcgagaggagatgCG ACTTTATGAGAGGACCTTCTCAGTTTGGCCATTTCTCTGGGAGAACCGCCATCAGTACAGAAATCCTCTGCACAAATGCTCATTAGGGAGGGAGGTTCTGAGGCCAAGCACATTGCCGTTGAATTTCAA GTTTTGGTGTGGCATGTATAATCATTTTGACAAGGGCATGCAGCCAAAGCAGTCCATTCTGGAACACCTGTTAACCATAACACAGAAAAAGGCAGAGGGTGAGAAGAAAATGACAGATCTCCAGATA CAGTTGGCAGTCATGGATGGGGTTCTGGCAGATCAGGGCAGTCCAACAGGCACGCCACCTGAACAAACCTCTTTGGCTCCTGTATCGGTTAGCCACACAGCCGAAAATGCTAAACCACTCATGAATGGCGCTGCAGTGGAGGAGGCTGAAATAGAGTTGGTACCTACTGCAGGGAGCGAGAAGATGGAACCAGTAGCTATAGAAAATTGA